The Pongo abelii isolate AG06213 chromosome 20, NHGRI_mPonAbe1-v2.0_pri, whole genome shotgun sequence genome window below encodes:
- the LOC103888596 gene encoding uncharacterized protein LOC103888596 isoform X1, producing the protein MGVRIQSAEVWRRSRTITCRTGADRCQRNCFQRHPLFLFTVQPVHTMALCWRQKTRVFGEPLDRRLSPFWPGPLLDPGSPRHMGVGWIDPAWVAASTVLPLFLPSLILVGPGFPCSGSQSSRTSSTANVSQFVQDHVGGDDPLGSSGRNPWTRLGLPHRPSYGSRCALLVLLFLGGILSGPRQHAWTSLWGLDSPQKASETPHFLPPWDASFRCCHLCFTSGLTLFLFPPFPDSNAEKPKALVLEIRTGPWEAQVEREPVSSWGEGMSCSHPPLGSQVCFPTPATPQLLTRLDPQPHGTRFLPTPSNLESNQRAVPSAHLKV; encoded by the exons ATGGGGGTGAGGATACAATCTGCTGAGGTGTGGAGGAGGTCCCGCACCATCACCTGCAGAACAGGTGCAGACAGATGTCAAAGAAACTGTTTCCAACGCCATCCCCTTTTCCTCTTCACTGTACAACCTGTCCACACCATGGCGCTGTGCTGGCGACAGAAGACACGAGTGTTCGGGGAACCTTTGGACCGAAGACTGTCGCCTTTCTGGCCAGGTCCCCTGTTGGACCCTGGTTCCCCGAGGCACATGGGAGTGGGATGGATTGATCCTGCCTGGGTTGCGGCCTCTACTGTTCTGCCTCTTTTCTTGCCTTCCCTGATTCTCGTCGGCCCAGGCTTTCCTTGCTCTGGCTCACAGTCCTCCAGAACGTCCTCCACAGCAAATGTTTCCCAGTTCGTCCAGGACCACGTTGGCGGGGAT GATCCTCTTGGCTCCTCTGGCAGGAATCCCTGGACGAGGCTTGGACTCCCGCACAGGCCCTCCTATGGTTCCAGGTGTGCTTTGCTTGTGCTTCTCTTTCTCGGGGGGATCCTCAGTGGCCCTCGTCAGCATGCCTGGACATCCCTTTGGGGCTTGGATTCACCCCAGAAGGCCTCTGAGACACCACATTTTCTGCCCCCATGGGATGCCAGTTTTAGATGTTGCCACCTCTGCTTCACATCGGGCTTGACTTTGTTCTTGTTCCCGCCTTTTCCGGACAGCAATGCTGAGAAGCCGAAGGCCCTGGTCTTGGAGATCAGGACAGGGCCCTGGGAGGCCCAGGTCGAAAGGGAGCCAGTCAGCTCATGGGGCGAGGGAATGTCCTGCTCACACCCTCCACTGGGGTCTCAGGTATGTTTTCCTACCCCAGCGACCCCTCAACTCCTCACCAGATTGGATCCCCAGCCCCACGGGACCCGATTCCTGCCCACACCCTCCAATCTGGAATCAAATCAGAGAGCAGTCCCGAGTGCCCACCTCAAGGTCTGA
- the LOC103888596 gene encoding uncharacterized protein LOC103888596 isoform X2 — MGVRIQSAEVWRRSRTITCRTGADRCQRNCFQRHPLFLFTVQPVHTMALCWRQKTRVFGEPLDRRLSPFWPGPLLDPGSPRHMGVGWIDPAWVAASTVLPLFLPSLILVGPGFPCSGSQSSRTSSTANVSQFVQDHVGGDDPLGSSGRNPWTRLGLPHRPSYGSRCALLVLLFLGGILSGPRQHAWTSLWGLDSPQKASETPHFLPPWDASFRCCHLCFTSGLTLFLFPPFPDSNAEKPKALVLEIRTGPWEAQVEREPVSSWGEGMSCSHPPLGSQELSDEK; from the exons ATGGGGGTGAGGATACAATCTGCTGAGGTGTGGAGGAGGTCCCGCACCATCACCTGCAGAACAGGTGCAGACAGATGTCAAAGAAACTGTTTCCAACGCCATCCCCTTTTCCTCTTCACTGTACAACCTGTCCACACCATGGCGCTGTGCTGGCGACAGAAGACACGAGTGTTCGGGGAACCTTTGGACCGAAGACTGTCGCCTTTCTGGCCAGGTCCCCTGTTGGACCCTGGTTCCCCGAGGCACATGGGAGTGGGATGGATTGATCCTGCCTGGGTTGCGGCCTCTACTGTTCTGCCTCTTTTCTTGCCTTCCCTGATTCTCGTCGGCCCAGGCTTTCCTTGCTCTGGCTCACAGTCCTCCAGAACGTCCTCCACAGCAAATGTTTCCCAGTTCGTCCAGGACCACGTTGGCGGGGAT GATCCTCTTGGCTCCTCTGGCAGGAATCCCTGGACGAGGCTTGGACTCCCGCACAGGCCCTCCTATGGTTCCAGGTGTGCTTTGCTTGTGCTTCTCTTTCTCGGGGGGATCCTCAGTGGCCCTCGTCAGCATGCCTGGACATCCCTTTGGGGCTTGGATTCACCCCAGAAGGCCTCTGAGACACCACATTTTCTGCCCCCATGGGATGCCAGTTTTAGATGTTGCCACCTCTGCTTCACATCGGGCTTGACTTTGTTCTTGTTCCCGCCTTTTCCGGACAGCAATGCTGAGAAGCCGAAGGCCCTGGTCTTGGAGATCAGGACAGGGCCCTGGGAGGCCCAGGTCGAAAGGGAGCCAGTCAGCTCATGGGGCGAGGGAATGTCCTGCTCACACCCTCCACTGGGGTCTCAG
- the LOC100437620 gene encoding zinc finger protein 793 isoform X3 produces the protein MIEYQIPVSFKDVVVGFTQEEWHRLSPAQRALYRDVMLETYSNLVSVGYEGTKPDVILRLEQEEAPWIGEAACPGCHCWEDIWQVNIQRKRRQDMLLRQGAAISKKTLPKEKSREYSKFGKISLLSTDLFSSIQSPNNWNPCGKNLNHNLDLIGFKRNCAKKQDECYGYGKLLQRINHGRRPNGEKPRGCSHCEKAFTQNPALMYKPAVSDSLVYKRKRVPPTEKPHVCSECGKAFCYKSEFIRHQRSHTGEKPYGCTDCGKAFSHKSTLIKHQRIHTGVRPFECFFCGKAFTQKSHRTEHQRTHTGERPFVCSECGKSFGEKSYLNVHRKMHTGERPYRCRECGKSFSQKSCLNKHWRTHTGEKPYGCNECGKAFYQKPNLSRHQKIHARKNAYRNENLIIVGNT, from the exons ATGATCGAATACCAG ATACCTGTGTCATTCAAAGATGTGGTTGTGGGCTTCACCCAAGAGGAGTGGCACCGGCTGAGTCCTGCTCAGAGGGCCCTGTACCGGGATGTGATGCTGGAAACCTATAGCAACCTCGTCTCAGTGG GTTATGAAGGCACCAAACCAGATGTGATCCTCAGGCTGGAGCAGGAAGAAGCACCATGGATTGGTGAGGCAGCATGCCCGGGCTGCCACTGTTGGG AAGACATCTGGCAAGTTAATATCCAGAGGAAAAGACGGCAAGACATGCTTTTGAGGCAAGGTGCAGCCATAAGCAAGAAAACATTGCCCAAGGAAAAAAGCCGTGAATATAGTAAGTTTGGGAAAATATCACTTCTGAGCACTGACCTTTTTTCTTCAATCCAGAGCCCTAATAACTGGAACCCTTGTGGAAAGAATTTGAACCATAATTTAGACTTGATTGGTTTTAAGAGAAACTGTGCAAAAAAGCAAGATGAGTGTTACGGGTATGGGAAATTGCTTCAGCGTATAAACCATGGTAGACGACCTAATGGAGAAAAGCCCCGGGGTTGCAGTCACTGTGAGAAAGCTTTCACCCAGAACCCGGCACTTATGTATAAACCAGCAGTAAGTGATTCTCTCGTGTACAAACGGAAGAGGGTTCCACCTACAGAAAAACCCCACGTCTGTAGtgagtgtgggaaagccttctGCTACAAGTCTGAATTCATCAGGCATCAGAGAAGTCACACTGGGGAGAAGCCTTATGGCTGCACTGACTGTGGGAAAGCCTTTTCACATAAGTCAACCCTCATCAAACaccagagaattcacactgggGTAAGACCCTTTGAATGTTTTTTTTGTGGGAAAGCCTTTACCCAGAAGTCACACCGCACAGAACATCAGAGAACACACACAGGAGAGAGACCCTTTGTCTGCAGTGAATGCGGGAAATCGTTTGGTGAGAAGTCATACCTCAATGTACATCGAAAAATGCACACAGGAGAAAGACCCTATCGTTGCAGAGAATGTGGAAAATCCTTCAGCCAGAAGTCATGCCTCAATAAACATTGGAGAACTCACACAGGAGAGAAGCCCTATGGGtgcaatgaatgtgggaaagctttcTACCAGAAGCCAAACCTCAGCAGACATCAGAAAATTCATGCTCGGAAGAATGCCTACAGGAATGAAAACTTAATAATTGTGGGAAATACTTGA